In one Lysobacter alkalisoli genomic region, the following are encoded:
- a CDS encoding serine aminopeptidase domain-containing protein, with protein sequence MAEPLRRHGPQPHGRRSRSQSDRAIPEYTDADVARVWEASNFSEEKLLAYVLAQDMSRIRQLDCPLLLFLGRHDVNVSSEVAAEWFEEVQAPHKQLVWFEHSAHEVMNEEPGKTLVSLVQYARPLAERVGDVPE encoded by the coding sequence ATGGCTGAACCACTACGGCGGCATGGTCCACAACCGCACGGGCGGCGCAGCCGAAGCCAGAGCGATCGCGCTATCCCCGAGTACACCGACGCCGATGTCGCCCGCGTCTGGGAAGCCAGCAACTTCTCCGAGGAAAAGCTGCTCGCTTACGTGCTTGCCCAGGACATGTCCCGGATCAGGCAACTCGATTGTCCGCTGCTCCTGTTCCTCGGCCGGCACGACGTCAATGTCTCCTCCGAAGTGGCCGCGGAATGGTTCGAGGAAGTACAGGCTCCGCACAAGCAGCTGGTGTGGTTCGAGCATTCGGCGCACGAGGTCATGAACGAGGAGCCCGGCAAGACCCTGGTCTCGCTCGTGCAGTACGCGCGCCCGTTGGCGGAACGCGTTGGCGACGTGCCGGAGTAA
- the asnB gene encoding asparagine synthase B, whose product MCSILGIFGLQPGDDIGTLRRQALGQSQRQRHRGPDWSGVHADDGAILVHERLAIVDPAGGAQPIRSGDGQLVLAVNGEIYNHRELEQALERPYEFQSGSDCEVISALYRQAVESGGDVGAWLGRLNGIFAFALWDRERQRCLVARDPIGVCPLYWGHDADGRLCVASEMKALADTCADVAQFPPGHYYDSERGEVVQYYVRPWREHDVTRGVEVSKQALREAFEAAVHRQLMSDVPYGVLLSGGLDSSLVAAVAARFARKRVEDDDASEAWWPRLHSFAIGLEGSPDLAAAEIAAEALGTVHHGFTYTFEEGLDALPEVIRHIETYDVTTIRASTPMFLLARRIKAMGVKMVLSGEGSDEVFGGYLYFHKAPDAREFHDETIRKLDALHNYDCLRANKSMMAWGVEARVPFLDVDFLDVAMSMDARHKMVGTGPDGRRRIEKAVLREAFEGYLPDSILWRQKEQFSDGVGYGWIDGLRDHAAAQISDRVFAAAASRFPVNPPQTREAYLYRHIFEQFFPGPACAATVPGGKSIACSSSAAIAWDEAFAKAADPSGRAVAGVHEAALT is encoded by the coding sequence ATGTGCTCGATCCTAGGAATCTTCGGCCTGCAACCCGGCGACGACATCGGCACTCTGCGCCGGCAGGCACTCGGCCAATCGCAACGCCAGCGCCATCGTGGCCCGGACTGGAGCGGTGTCCACGCCGACGATGGCGCGATCCTCGTCCATGAACGCCTGGCCATCGTCGACCCTGCAGGCGGTGCGCAGCCGATCCGTTCGGGTGATGGCCAACTGGTGCTGGCGGTCAACGGCGAGATCTACAACCACCGCGAGCTAGAGCAGGCGCTCGAACGTCCCTACGAGTTCCAGAGCGGCTCAGACTGCGAGGTCATCAGTGCGCTGTACCGTCAGGCCGTGGAAAGCGGCGGCGATGTCGGCGCCTGGCTGGGCCGGCTCAATGGCATCTTCGCATTCGCGCTCTGGGACCGAGAGCGGCAGCGCTGCCTGGTCGCACGTGACCCGATCGGCGTCTGCCCGTTGTACTGGGGACATGATGCCGACGGCCGCCTATGCGTGGCTTCGGAGATGAAGGCATTGGCCGACACCTGTGCCGACGTCGCCCAGTTCCCGCCCGGGCACTACTACGACAGCGAGCGCGGAGAAGTCGTGCAGTACTACGTGCGGCCGTGGCGGGAGCACGATGTCACCCGGGGCGTGGAGGTATCCAAGCAGGCATTGCGCGAAGCCTTCGAGGCTGCCGTGCATCGCCAGCTGATGAGCGACGTGCCGTATGGCGTGCTGCTTTCGGGCGGGCTGGATTCGTCGCTGGTCGCGGCGGTGGCGGCACGCTTCGCCCGCAAGCGGGTCGAGGACGACGACGCCAGTGAAGCCTGGTGGCCGCGCCTGCACTCGTTCGCGATCGGGCTGGAAGGCTCGCCCGACCTGGCCGCGGCCGAGATTGCGGCCGAGGCGCTGGGCACGGTGCACCATGGCTTCACCTACACCTTCGAGGAAGGCCTGGACGCACTGCCGGAGGTGATCCGCCACATCGAGACCTACGACGTCACCACCATCCGCGCGTCGACGCCGATGTTCCTGCTCGCCCGGCGGATCAAGGCGATGGGGGTGAAGATGGTGCTGTCGGGCGAGGGCAGCGACGAGGTGTTCGGCGGGTATCTCTACTTCCACAAGGCGCCGGACGCGCGCGAGTTCCACGACGAGACCATCCGCAAGCTTGACGCCCTGCACAACTACGATTGCCTGCGCGCGAACAAGTCGATGATGGCCTGGGGCGTGGAGGCGCGGGTGCCGTTCCTCGACGTCGATTTCCTCGACGTGGCGATGTCGATGGATGCCAGGCACAAGATGGTCGGCACCGGGCCGGATGGCCGCAGGCGGATCGAGAAGGCGGTGTTGCGTGAGGCATTCGAGGGCTACCTGCCCGACTCGATCCTGTGGCGGCAGAAGGAGCAGTTCAGCGACGGCGTCGGCTACGGCTGGATCGACGGCCTGCGCGATCATGCCGCGGCACAGATCAGCGACCGCGTGTTCGCCGCCGCGGCCAGCCGCTTCCCGGTGAACCCGCCGCAGACCCGGGAGGCCTACCTGTACCGACACATCTTCGAGCAGTTCTTCCCCGGCCCCGCTTGTGCGGCGACGGTGCCGGGCGGCAAGTCGATCGCCTGTTCGTCTTCCGCGGCGATCGCCTGGGACGAGGCGTTCGCCAAGGCCGCCGACCCGTCAGGACGGGCGGTTGCGGGGGTGCATGAGGCGGCGCTGACCTAG